One genomic segment of Desulforamulus reducens MI-1 includes these proteins:
- a CDS encoding D-cysteine desulfhydrase translates to MNLAKFTRRRYTEGQTPIEFLPNFTKALEGPNIYIKRDDQLGLTSGGNKTRKLEFLVADALAQGADTLITCGAVQSNHCRLTLAAAVKEGLKCRLVLEERVPGSYKPEASGNNFLFNLLGVEKVKVVSGGSDMMKEMQIVADELAAEGRKAYIIPGGGSNEIGSLGYVACAQEIFAQLFEKGLKIDHIVTPSGSAGTHTGLVTGFYGNNCNIPITGISVSRKKHDQEELVYSVIQKTAALLEIKQEIPREAVSVYDDYVGPGYSLPTPEMVEAVQLLARTEGILLDPVYTGKAMSGLIGLVRKGFFKKDQNVLFIHTGGSPALYAYTSTILGND, encoded by the coding sequence ATGAACTTAGCAAAATTTACTCGGAGACGTTACACAGAGGGACAAACACCAATTGAGTTTTTACCTAATTTTACAAAGGCTCTTGAGGGACCGAACATCTATATTAAAAGGGATGACCAACTAGGATTAACTTCTGGGGGTAATAAAACCAGAAAGTTGGAATTCTTAGTGGCAGATGCTCTGGCACAGGGGGCTGATACCCTTATTACCTGCGGAGCAGTACAGTCCAACCATTGTCGACTTACCCTCGCGGCAGCTGTGAAGGAAGGTTTGAAATGCAGATTAGTTTTAGAAGAAAGGGTTCCCGGTAGCTATAAGCCAGAAGCCAGCGGAAACAACTTTTTGTTTAATCTGCTGGGTGTAGAAAAAGTTAAGGTTGTATCAGGCGGTTCAGATATGATGAAGGAAATGCAAATTGTTGCCGACGAATTGGCCGCCGAGGGGCGTAAGGCCTATATAATTCCCGGTGGTGGTTCAAACGAAATAGGTAGTTTAGGATATGTTGCATGTGCACAGGAAATTTTCGCCCAACTTTTTGAAAAAGGTTTAAAGATTGATCATATTGTTACTCCCAGTGGTAGTGCAGGAACTCATACCGGGTTGGTAACAGGATTTTACGGTAACAACTGTAATATTCCTATAACTGGGATTAGCGTTAGCCGTAAAAAACACGATCAAGAAGAATTGGTGTACAGCGTAATTCAAAAAACTGCCGCCCTTTTAGAGATAAAACAAGAAATCCCGAGGGAAGCTGTAAGTGTATACGATGATTACGTTGGCCCTGGCTATTCCTTGCCTACTCCGGAAATGGTTGAAGCGGTACAACTATTGGCCAGAACAGAAGGTATTTTGCTTGACCCTGTATACACTGGTAAAGCAATGTCTGGCTTAATAGGACTTGTTCGTAAGGGCTTTTTCAAGAAAGACCAGAATGTTCTATTCATCCATACTGGTGGTTCTCCTGCTTTATATGCTTACACGTCAACTATCCTGGGCAACGATTAA
- a CDS encoding TRAP transporter substrate-binding protein — MSKITKMFSLMLILVFGVFSLVGCTSGGKEQAGGDKAKESEPVVIKLAHENVPKHPMGQAFIKFKELVESRSNGAIKVDLYDSGKFGNAREIVEGLQTGQIQMGSSSTPNLAPFSKDFLIYDLPFLFPDYESTDKVTDGPIGKKAAAALESSNIKGLGYIEIGFRHIFNNAKPVNTMADLKGLKIRSTASKAHIATLKGLGANPTPVAWGEVYTALQQKTVDGIDIDLNLAWFNNFQEVNKNLTLVNSIYSPHLVMINKAFFEKLTPENQKIVTEAFEEIKVYERKLIRDNEKMIIGKMKEAGVNVVELTPEERQKWADATAGVYDEFGGDIGKDLIEQVRETVKK; from the coding sequence ATGTCAAAAATAACAAAAATGTTTTCTTTAATGTTGATATTAGTATTCGGTGTGTTTTCTCTGGTTGGCTGTACTTCTGGTGGTAAAGAACAAGCTGGTGGAGACAAAGCTAAGGAGTCTGAACCTGTTGTAATCAAATTAGCACACGAGAACGTACCCAAACATCCCATGGGACAAGCTTTTATTAAGTTTAAAGAGCTGGTTGAAAGCCGTAGTAATGGAGCAATAAAAGTAGACCTTTATGATAGTGGTAAATTTGGTAATGCTCGTGAAATTGTAGAAGGTCTACAAACTGGCCAAATCCAGATGGGATCTTCATCAACTCCAAACTTAGCTCCCTTTTCTAAGGATTTTCTAATTTATGATTTACCATTTTTATTCCCGGATTATGAGTCTACAGATAAAGTTACTGATGGTCCTATCGGTAAAAAAGCTGCTGCTGCATTAGAATCCAGTAACATTAAAGGCTTAGGTTATATTGAAATTGGCTTCCGTCATATTTTTAACAATGCTAAACCTGTAAATACAATGGCTGATCTTAAAGGTTTAAAAATTCGCTCCACTGCCAGTAAGGCTCACATTGCCACATTGAAAGGTTTAGGCGCTAACCCAACTCCAGTAGCCTGGGGAGAAGTATATACCGCTTTACAACAGAAAACTGTTGATGGTATTGATATTGACTTAAACTTAGCATGGTTTAACAATTTCCAAGAAGTAAATAAAAATTTAACCTTAGTAAACAGTATATACAGTCCTCACTTGGTAATGATTAATAAAGCATTTTTTGAAAAATTAACTCCAGAAAATCAGAAGATTGTTACCGAGGCCTTTGAAGAAATCAAAGTATATGAACGTAAATTGATTCGTGACAATGAAAAAATGATCATTGGTAAAATGAAAGAAGCAGGTGTTAATGTAGTAGAGTTAACTCCAGAAGAAAGACAAAAGTGGGCAGATGCCACTGCTGGTGTGTATGATGAATTTGGCGGTGACATTGGTAAAGATCTGATTGAACAGGTTAGGGAAACAGTAAAGAAATAG
- a CDS encoding TRAP transporter small permease has translation MSTSKLKLIYNRIDEYLSSAFLCGMILIIAMQVFNRYVLQHSLDWSEELGRYLFIWSVYVGCSYAMKEDRHLEVTIFRHMFGPKVERGLITVAYSLTIAFCLFCVVYGIKMLLFLLETGQLSPALEISMFWIYLAIPVGMGLMAIRTFERIWGMYFNSDIKFYNEADEFIDREVK, from the coding sequence TTGAGCACTTCAAAATTAAAACTAATATACAATCGGATAGATGAGTATTTATCTTCCGCATTTTTATGCGGCATGATCCTTATTATAGCTATGCAGGTTTTTAATAGGTACGTTTTACAACATTCATTGGATTGGTCGGAGGAATTAGGACGTTATTTGTTCATTTGGTCGGTATATGTAGGTTGTAGCTATGCTATGAAAGAAGATCGCCATCTGGAAGTTACGATATTTAGGCATATGTTTGGCCCTAAAGTAGAGCGAGGACTAATTACAGTTGCTTATTCACTAACAATTGCCTTCTGCTTATTCTGCGTAGTTTATGGTATTAAAATGCTATTATTTTTACTTGAGACTGGACAGTTGAGTCCTGCTTTGGAAATTAGTATGTTCTGGATCTATTTAGCAATTCCTGTTGGTATGGGTTTAATGGCTATTAGAACATTTGAACGAATTTGGGGGATGTATTTTAACAGCGACATTAAGTTTTACAATGAAGCCGACGAATTTATAGACCGTGAGGTGAAATAG
- a CDS encoding TRAP transporter large permease — MTIALVFISLAIFLLLSIPIGISIGLSVLVGMIVGQDLPTAFLIQKMIASLDSFPLLAVPFFIMAGEIMQKGSMAQRLLAVSRTLVGHITGGMAHISVLTCMFYGALSGSAPATVAAVGGIMIPSMEKEGYDKPFSTAVNTAAGCLGVMIPPSVPLIIYGTTAGVSVGDLFIAGVIPGLFVGMFLMATSYIISKKKGYKGSGQRSNFKDMLKALNEAKFALVVPVIVLGGIYGGLTTPTEAGVIAVIYAFLAEGFIHRALNWSKVYEVIRGSALTTASIFLVVATATGLGQILMFYNVPDLLVNFLVGISENKYVLMPIILLFLVVMGTFMDALANILILTPLLLPVVQKIGIDPVHFGIVMIVVISMGFLTPPVGVNLFVGCGISKLRIEVLSKAVIPFLIAMFIAVLALAFIPQITLWLPSLMVS, encoded by the coding sequence TTGACTATAGCACTAGTATTTATATCACTAGCTATATTTTTACTGTTAAGTATACCTATTGGTATTTCTATTGGACTAAGTGTCCTGGTCGGTATGATTGTTGGTCAAGATTTGCCTACAGCATTTTTAATTCAGAAAATGATTGCTTCACTTGATTCTTTTCCCCTACTAGCGGTTCCTTTCTTTATTATGGCCGGTGAAATTATGCAAAAAGGTAGTATGGCCCAGAGACTGTTAGCTGTATCTAGGACTTTAGTTGGTCATATTACGGGTGGTATGGCTCATATTTCGGTTCTTACGTGTATGTTTTACGGTGCTCTAAGTGGTTCAGCCCCTGCAACAGTAGCGGCGGTTGGCGGAATTATGATACCGAGCATGGAAAAAGAAGGATATGACAAACCCTTTTCAACTGCCGTAAATACTGCAGCTGGCTGTTTAGGTGTAATGATTCCACCAAGTGTTCCTCTAATTATTTATGGCACTACTGCTGGAGTATCTGTAGGGGATCTCTTTATTGCAGGAGTAATTCCCGGACTCTTTGTTGGCATGTTCTTGATGGCAACCAGTTATATTATTTCAAAGAAAAAAGGTTATAAAGGTAGCGGACAACGTAGTAACTTTAAAGACATGTTAAAAGCACTTAATGAAGCTAAGTTTGCTTTAGTAGTTCCAGTTATTGTACTTGGTGGTATTTATGGTGGTTTAACAACACCTACTGAGGCAGGGGTTATCGCAGTTATTTATGCTTTCTTAGCAGAAGGATTTATTCATCGTGCTCTTAATTGGTCTAAAGTTTATGAAGTAATCAGAGGATCTGCCTTAACTACTGCCTCTATTTTCTTGGTGGTAGCTACTGCTACAGGTTTAGGTCAAATCCTGATGTTTTATAATGTGCCAGATTTGTTGGTGAACTTTTTAGTAGGAATTTCCGAGAATAAGTATGTACTAATGCCTATCATCCTTCTTTTTCTCGTGGTAATGGGTACCTTCATGGATGCACTTGCTAACATTTTAATTTTAACCCCATTACTTCTTCCTGTTGTTCAGAAAATTGGAATTGACCCGGTTCACTTCGGGATAGTAATGATAGTTGTTATATCAATGGGCTTTTTAACACCTCCGGTAGGGGTAAACTTATTTGTGGGCTGTGGTATTAGTAAGTTGAGAATTGAGGTACTAAGCAAAGCTGTAATACCATTCTTGATTGCTATGTTTATTGCCGTATTGGCCTTGGCTTTTATACCCCAAATAACGCTTTGGTTACCTAGCTTAATGGTAAGCTAA
- a CDS encoding selenium metabolism-associated LysR family transcriptional regulator: protein MLLSLYQFHIFKTVADKKSFSGAAQALYISQPAVSMHIKALEDHFRTKLFDRNTQQVTITEAGRILYKYADKILNLIDQAENDISRFTGNIEGPLSIGASFTVGEYVIPKILGTFNKEHPQVRALLQVTNTEQIVNLVLKQEIDLGLIENQVNKTELVAKPFLQDELIIVIPPDYPLSEHQFISMEDLVALPLVMREQGSGTRKITEARLIEEGVDLNTLNIVMELGSTEAVKEAVEAGFGTTIISKWAVQKELKLGTLVPVRFKDISLFRKFYLIYHRDKFQTTVVEEFITFLISFCSGITSIKTSS, encoded by the coding sequence ATGTTGTTGAGTCTATACCAATTCCATATTTTTAAAACAGTAGCAGATAAAAAAAGCTTCTCCGGAGCGGCACAAGCCCTTTATATTTCCCAACCAGCAGTTAGTATGCATATTAAAGCTTTAGAGGATCATTTTCGAACAAAATTATTTGATCGGAACACCCAGCAGGTAACAATTACCGAAGCAGGACGAATTTTATACAAATATGCTGATAAAATTCTAAATCTAATAGATCAAGCAGAAAATGATATCTCGAGGTTTACCGGGAATATAGAAGGACCATTATCCATAGGGGCAAGTTTTACAGTTGGGGAATATGTAATCCCCAAAATTCTTGGAACTTTTAATAAGGAACATCCACAGGTAAGGGCTTTACTTCAGGTAACAAACACGGAGCAAATCGTTAATCTAGTATTAAAGCAAGAGATAGATTTAGGTTTAATTGAAAATCAGGTAAATAAAACTGAATTGGTTGCGAAACCCTTCCTACAAGATGAACTTATTATTGTAATTCCACCGGATTATCCTTTAAGTGAACACCAGTTTATTTCGATGGAGGACCTGGTGGCATTGCCGTTAGTTATGAGAGAACAGGGATCAGGTACAAGGAAAATAACAGAAGCAAGATTAATTGAGGAGGGTGTAGACTTAAATACCTTAAATATAGTAATGGAATTAGGAAGTACAGAAGCCGTTAAAGAAGCCGTAGAAGCAGGATTTGGAACAACCATTATTTCAAAGTGGGCAGTTCAAAAAGAATTAAAGTTAGGAACTCTAGTTCCAGTAAGATTCAAAGATATTTCATTATTTAGAAAGTTTTATTTGATTTACCATAGAGATAAGTTTCAAACTACAGTGGTGGAAGAGTTTATAACCTTTCTCATATCATTTTGCTCTGGAATTACTTCAATTAAAACGAGTTCATAA
- a CDS encoding RidA family protein — protein sequence MTKKIIKTQNAPGAIGPYSQATLVGDFLFVSGQLPINPENGQMPDGDVQAQTRQSIKNIKGIIEAAGGTLQNVVKTTVFLKDMNEFALMNEVYAEFFSENPPARAAVEVARLPKDARVEIEAVVYLG from the coding sequence ATGACAAAAAAAATTATTAAAACCCAAAATGCCCCGGGGGCAATTGGACCCTATTCACAGGCGACATTGGTAGGAGATTTTTTGTTTGTATCGGGACAGCTTCCCATTAATCCTGAGAATGGTCAAATGCCGGATGGAGATGTTCAAGCACAAACCCGTCAAAGTATTAAAAACATTAAAGGCATTATTGAAGCAGCTGGTGGAACCTTGCAAAATGTGGTGAAAACTACTGTGTTTTTAAAAGATATGAATGAGTTTGCCTTAATGAATGAAGTATATGCGGAATTTTTCTCAGAAAATCCTCCTGCCAGAGCTGCGGTAGAGGTTGCCAGGTTGCCAAAGGATGCTCGAGTGGAAATTGAAGCTGTTGTATATCTGGGTTAG
- a CDS encoding D-cysteine desulfhydrase: MNLAKFTRRRYTEGQTPIEFLPNFTKALGGPNIYIKRDDQLGLTSGGNKTRKLEFLVADALAQGADTLITCGAVQSNHCRLTLAAAVKEGLKCRLVLEERVPGSYKPEASGNNFLFNLLGVEKVKVVSGGSDMMKEMQIVADELAAEGRKAYIIPGGGSNEIGSLGYVACAQEISAQLFEKGLKIDHIVTPSGSAGTHTGLVTGFYGNNCNIPITGISVSRKKHEQEELVYSVIQKTAALLEIKQEIPREAVSVYDDYVGPGYSLPTPEMVEAVQLLARTEGILLDPVYTGKAMSGLIGLVRKGFFKKDQNVLFIHTGGSPALYAYTSTILGND, encoded by the coding sequence ATGAACTTAGCAAAATTTACTCGGAGACGTTACACAGAGGGACAAACACCAATTGAGTTTTTACCTAATTTTACAAAGGCTCTAGGGGGACCCAACATCTATATTAAAAGGGATGACCAACTAGGATTAACTTCTGGGGGTAATAAAACCAGAAAGTTGGAATTCTTAGTGGCAGATGCTCTGGCACAGGGGGCTGATACCCTTATTACCTGCGGAGCAGTACAGTCCAACCATTGTCGACTTACCCTCGCGGCAGCTGTGAAGGAAGGTTTGAAATGCAGATTAGTTTTAGAAGAAAGGGTTCCCGGTAGCTATAAGCCAGAAGCCAGCGGAAACAACTTTTTGTTTAATCTGCTGGGTGTAGAAAAAGTTAAGGTTGTATCAGGCGGTTCAGATATGATGAAGGAAATGCAAATTGTTGCCGACGAATTGGCCGCCGAGGGGCGTAAGGCCTATATAATCCCCGGTGGTGGTTCAAACGAAATAGGCAGTTTAGGCTATGTTGCATGTGCACAGGAAATTTCCGCCCAACTTTTTGAAAAAGGTTTAAAGATTGATCATATTGTTACTCCCAGTGGTAGTGCAGGAACTCATACCGGGTTGGTAACAGGATTTTACGGTAACAACTGTAATATTCCGATAACTGGGATTAGCGTTAGCCGTAAAAAACACGAACAAGAAGAATTGGTGTACAGCGTAATTCAAAAAACTGCCGCCCTTTTAGAGATAAAACAAGAAATCCCGAGGGAAGCTGTAAGTGTATACGATGATTATGTTGGCCCTGGTTATTCCTTGCCTACTCCGGAAATGGTTGAAGCGGTACAACTATTGGCCAGAACAGAAGGTATTTTGCTTGACCCTGTATACACTGGTAAAGCAATGTCTGGCTTAATAGGACTTGTTCGTAAGGGCTTTTTCAAGAAAGACCAGAATGTCCTATTCATCCATACTGGTGGTTCTCCTGCGTTATATGCTTATACGTCAACTATCCTGGGCAACGATTAA
- the pdxS gene encoding pyridoxal 5'-phosphate synthase lyase subunit PdxS, which produces MQEQGTWTLKKGLAEMLKGGVIMDVTTPEQARIAENAGACAVMALERVPADIRAAGGVARMADPTVVLRIMDAVTIPVMAKARIGHFVEAQILEGLGVDYIDESEVLTPADELFHINKNTFKVPFVCGCRNLGEALRRIGEGAAMIRTKGEPGTGNVVEAVRHFRQVNSEIKKIMNLPEEELMTVAKEIGAPFELVKVVHQTGKLPVVNFAAGGIATPADAALMMQLGVDGVFVGSGIFKSGDPMKRAKAIVAATTYYNDPQVLAEVSKDLGEPMVGIEIHNIKAEERMQDRGW; this is translated from the coding sequence GTGCAAGAACAGGGTACATGGACACTTAAAAAAGGACTGGCTGAAATGTTAAAAGGTGGAGTTATTATGGATGTAACAACACCGGAACAAGCTAGAATAGCAGAAAATGCCGGGGCTTGTGCAGTAATGGCTTTAGAGAGAGTTCCTGCAGATATTAGAGCTGCAGGTGGAGTAGCTAGAATGGCAGATCCTACTGTAGTATTACGAATTATGGATGCTGTTACAATTCCTGTAATGGCTAAGGCAAGAATTGGTCATTTTGTGGAAGCACAGATTTTAGAAGGTTTAGGAGTAGATTATATTGACGAAAGTGAAGTTTTAACTCCTGCTGATGAATTATTTCATATTAATAAAAATACATTTAAGGTTCCCTTTGTATGTGGTTGCCGTAACTTAGGAGAAGCATTGCGTCGTATTGGCGAAGGTGCTGCCATGATTAGAACTAAAGGAGAGCCAGGTACTGGAAACGTGGTTGAGGCAGTAAGACATTTTCGCCAAGTAAACAGTGAAATTAAGAAAATAATGAATTTACCTGAAGAAGAGTTAATGACTGTTGCCAAAGAAATAGGTGCACCTTTTGAATTAGTAAAAGTAGTACATCAGACGGGTAAATTACCTGTGGTTAATTTTGCTGCGGGTGGAATTGCAACTCCTGCGGATGCTGCGCTTATGATGCAATTAGGTGTTGATGGCGTATTTGTGGGTTCTGGCATATTTAAGTCTGGAGACCCAATGAAAAGAGCTAAGGCTATTGTAGCTGCTACAACCTATTATAATGATCCCCAGGTTTTGGCTGAAGTGTCTAAGGATTTAGGGGAACCTATGGTAGGTATTGAGATTCACAATATTAAAGCTGAAGAAAGAATGCAAGATAGAGGTTGGTAG
- a CDS encoding IclR family transcriptional regulator, producing the protein MNSIEKVLWILNRLGEEPYEMNLTALANEMNTVKSGVHKTLGIMMKQGFILQNPETKKYSIGPTMYRLGNVYNNRVGIWEIAKPIIMQVAEVTHETVSIGIREGDNAFLAYKIDSPLPVRYFEDIGTQFPMNASAVGKVLAAYHDTERVKELLKSNTFKKHTPNTIVKPDAILQEYQKIREQGYAISDEERFLESFGIAVPIINSSKDVWSCLCITGPKARFTPDKVNNWVELLKSKANEISSVLA; encoded by the coding sequence ATGAATAGCATAGAAAAAGTTCTTTGGATTTTAAATAGATTAGGTGAGGAACCCTATGAAATGAATCTGACTGCACTTGCCAATGAAATGAATACTGTAAAAAGTGGTGTACACAAAACATTAGGTATTATGATGAAACAAGGTTTCATTCTTCAAAACCCAGAAACCAAAAAGTACTCAATTGGCCCCACTATGTATAGACTTGGAAATGTTTATAATAACCGAGTAGGTATTTGGGAAATTGCAAAACCCATTATCATGCAAGTAGCAGAAGTTACACATGAAACGGTTTCAATAGGCATTAGAGAAGGGGATAATGCTTTTCTCGCCTATAAAATTGATTCTCCACTGCCTGTTCGCTATTTTGAGGATATTGGTACTCAATTTCCCATGAATGCTAGTGCTGTAGGAAAAGTATTAGCAGCGTACCACGATACTGAAAGGGTAAAAGAACTATTAAAATCAAATACATTTAAAAAGCATACGCCTAACACAATAGTTAAACCTGATGCAATTTTACAAGAATACCAAAAGATTCGCGAGCAAGGTTATGCCATTAGCGATGAAGAGAGATTTTTGGAATCCTTTGGAATTGCAGTACCCATAATAAATAGCAGTAAAGATGTATGGTCGTGTTTATGTATTACAGGACCAAAAGCACGCTTCACTCCAGATAAGGTTAATAATTGGGTTGAACTATTGAAAAGCAAAGCCAATGAAATCTCAAGTGTATTAGCATAA
- a CDS encoding MerR family transcriptional regulator, whose product MTLYRIGQFAKLAGVSRRTVDYYTKLGLLEPVRSESNYRYYNQDALIRLKLIEMLKSQRLTLEEIKGQIEYISNVMNSDKKKYSQRAIDIQYLKDQFKVLETQLGQLQPMVTNMEAGQAAAMTKQVLIQSMTIIQSLLLYINEAALFL is encoded by the coding sequence TTGACGTTGTATAGAATTGGGCAATTTGCAAAACTGGCCGGTGTAAGCAGGAGAACGGTGGATTATTATACCAAACTGGGACTTTTAGAGCCGGTACGTTCAGAAAGTAATTATCGTTACTATAATCAGGATGCACTTATTCGTTTAAAACTTATTGAGATGCTAAAATCCCAAAGGCTTACCCTAGAAGAAATCAAAGGTCAAATAGAGTACATAAGTAATGTAATGAATTCTGATAAAAAGAAATATTCTCAGAGAGCTATTGACATTCAATACTTAAAGGACCAGTTTAAAGTACTGGAAACTCAATTGGGTCAACTACAGCCTATGGTTACTAATATGGAAGCTGGTCAGGCGGCTGCTATGACTAAACAGGTGTTGATACAAAGCATGACAATTATACAATCTTTACTTTTATACATCAATGAAGCAGCACTTTTTTTATAG
- a CDS encoding sporulation protein, translated as MFKKLMASFGVGAAKVNLLLEKGSYRVGETVNGKVIVEGGNVDQDIQSLDVDVLMRVIIKGKEIKRVLDTFQVAQEFHVRAKETKEIAFEYPIPIHYPISKGSLSYSLITRMDISQAVDTDDSDPLVVLPTRDMQLVFDAFKNLGFKDKIGSGKIEQYGQQFEFIPGSLFNEQLKELELKFYSDPHGVKLLMEIEMNGGYMRNGIEHHTELTLPADLLSSGSVQQLADHIKVFLENELTVISVQGPRMAPSYHNYQQTTQHGSGIGGFMGGMVTGMLGGVLLGSLFDGGEEEDSSGMIAGDDENGFDFGLGDFMDFGDDEF; from the coding sequence ATGTTTAAAAAGTTAATGGCTAGCTTTGGGGTAGGAGCGGCTAAGGTTAACTTGTTGTTGGAAAAAGGAAGCTATCGTGTCGGGGAAACTGTTAATGGTAAGGTGATTGTAGAGGGAGGTAACGTAGATCAGGATATCCAAAGTTTGGATGTGGATGTTCTGATGAGAGTTATTATCAAGGGCAAGGAAATCAAACGGGTTTTAGATACCTTTCAAGTTGCACAAGAATTTCACGTGCGGGCCAAAGAAACTAAGGAAATTGCCTTTGAGTATCCAATACCTATACATTACCCAATTTCCAAGGGTTCACTTTCCTACTCTCTCATAACTAGGATGGATATCTCCCAGGCTGTAGATACCGATGATAGCGACCCCTTGGTGGTGTTGCCTACTCGAGATATGCAACTGGTTTTTGATGCATTTAAGAACTTAGGTTTTAAGGATAAAATTGGTTCCGGTAAAATAGAACAGTATGGACAGCAGTTCGAATTTATTCCAGGTTCTCTGTTTAATGAGCAGTTAAAGGAATTGGAATTAAAATTCTATTCCGATCCCCATGGAGTAAAACTTTTAATGGAAATAGAAATGAATGGGGGCTATATGAGGAATGGCATAGAGCACCATACAGAACTTACCCTCCCTGCTGATTTACTAAGCAGTGGTTCAGTGCAGCAATTGGCTGACCATATTAAAGTTTTTTTGGAAAACGAATTGACTGTAATTTCTGTACAGGGGCCGCGCATGGCACCCAGTTATCATAATTACCAGCAAACTACCCAGCATGGTTCAGGCATTGGGGGGTTTATGGGTGGCATGGTTACCGGTATGTTAGGTGGTGTTCTTCTGGGAAGCCTTTTTGATGGCGGAGAAGAGGAGGATTCCAGTGGTATGATTGCTGGTGACGATGAAAATGGCTTTGACTTTGGTTTAGGTGATTTTATGGATTTTGGTGATGATGAGTTTTAG
- a CDS encoding zinc metalloprotease HtpX produces MNTMKVWLLMGGLSILLVLMGSAVGGQTGAVVFFLIAMAMNFFGYFYSDTMAIKMTGSYPVSEAEAPELYAIIRRLSQRAGLPMPKVYIQPSDQPNAFATGRNPSHSAVAVTEGILRILNPSELEGVLAHELAHIKNRDILVGTIAAALAGAISMMANALQWGAIFGMGRSDDEEGGSMAGGLIMAFIAPIAAMVIQMAISRSREYMADATGAKIAGSPDGLSNALLKLESAAHRIPMGVSPATSHLFIVNPLSGESLARLFSTHPPIQDRVNRLHGMR; encoded by the coding sequence ATGAATACCATGAAAGTATGGCTGTTAATGGGTGGTCTTTCTATTTTGTTAGTGTTAATGGGAAGTGCTGTTGGCGGCCAAACCGGAGCAGTTGTATTTTTTCTAATAGCAATGGCTATGAACTTCTTTGGTTACTTTTACAGTGATACAATGGCTATTAAGATGACAGGTTCCTATCCTGTTTCAGAAGCAGAAGCACCTGAACTTTACGCAATAATAAGAAGACTGTCCCAGAGGGCGGGGTTGCCCATGCCTAAAGTTTATATCCAACCATCTGACCAACCAAATGCCTTTGCCACTGGACGCAACCCTTCCCATTCAGCAGTGGCAGTCACCGAGGGAATACTTCGAATATTGAACCCTTCTGAACTAGAAGGGGTTTTAGCACACGAACTAGCCCATATCAAGAATAGAGATATCTTAGTTGGAACTATTGCTGCAGCTTTGGCAGGTGCTATTAGTATGATGGCCAATGCGCTGCAATGGGGAGCTATCTTTGGCATGGGAAGAAGCGATGATGAAGAGGGCGGCAGTATGGCTGGGGGGCTAATTATGGCCTTTATTGCTCCTATAGCAGCCATGGTTATTCAAATGGCCATCTCTCGTTCCCGGGAATATATGGCAGATGCCACAGGTGCCAAGATAGCCGGCTCTCCGGACGGGTTATCCAATGCATTGTTAAAGCTGGAATCTGCGGCTCACCGTATACCGATGGGTGTAAGCCCAGCTACTTCTCACTTGTTCATTGTTAACCCATTATCGGGCGAGTCTTTGGCCAGACTTTTCAGTACTCACCCGCCCATTCAGGATAGGGTGAATAGATTGCATGGTATGAGATAA